In a genomic window of Myxococcales bacterium:
- a CDS encoding hydroxyacid dehydrogenase has protein sequence MELLFCGSGWPAIVEVIGARLAPGDRIRRWDRRAPLVEVVRAAPPDVLLPSNGHIDAAVIAAAVPRLRLIQQPAAGTDGIDVAAARAHGVPVCNAPGANHVAVAEAALLLLLALARRWPLAQRAFAAGAIGEPLGVELAGRRLTIVGLGKTGSALADRARALGLRVTGVTSQTSRPELLAHLAQSDAVSLHCPLTPATRGLLDADALAALPAHALVVNLARGPVIDRAALVAALARGHLGGVGLDVFWDEPWDPGDPLFDDPRVVTLPHVAGSTTEAFGRIAEIVVGNVGRLRRGDELMHRIA, from the coding sequence GTGGAGCTCTTGTTCTGCGGCTCGGGCTGGCCCGCGATCGTCGAGGTCATCGGCGCGCGGCTCGCGCCAGGCGATCGGATCCGTCGCTGGGATCGCCGGGCGCCGCTGGTCGAGGTCGTCCGCGCGGCGCCGCCGGACGTGCTCCTGCCCTCCAACGGGCACATCGACGCCGCGGTGATCGCTGCGGCGGTGCCCCGCCTGCGCCTGATCCAGCAACCCGCGGCCGGGACCGACGGCATCGACGTCGCCGCGGCGCGGGCGCACGGCGTCCCGGTCTGCAACGCGCCCGGGGCCAACCACGTCGCGGTCGCCGAGGCCGCGCTGCTCCTGTTGCTGGCGCTCGCCCGACGCTGGCCGCTGGCGCAGCGCGCGTTCGCCGCCGGCGCGATCGGCGAGCCGCTCGGCGTCGAGCTGGCCGGCCGGCGGCTCACCATCGTCGGCCTCGGCAAGACCGGCAGCGCCCTGGCGGATCGGGCCCGCGCCCTCGGGCTGCGGGTCACCGGCGTGACGTCGCAGACGTCGCGGCCCGAGCTGCTGGCGCACCTGGCCCAGTCGGACGCGGTGTCGCTGCACTGTCCGCTGACCCCGGCGACGCGCGGCCTGCTCGACGCAGACGCGCTGGCGGCGCTGCCCGCGCACGCGCTCGTGGTCAACCTGGCGCGCGGGCCGGTCATCGATCGCGCGGCGCTGGTCGCGGCCCTGGCGCGGGGGCACCTCGGCGGGGTCGGGCTCGACGTCTTCTGGGATGAGCCCTGGGACCCCGGCGATCCGTTGTTCGACGATCCCCGGGTCGTGACCCTGCCTCACGTCGCGGGCTCGACGACCGAGGCGTTCGGCCGGATCGCCGAGATCGTCGTCGGCAACGTCGGCCGGCTGCGACGAGGCGACGAGCTGATGCATCGGATCGCCTGA
- a CDS encoding serine/threonine protein kinase, protein MGEIIGNYEVVAELKRGGMGVVYAAQHRTMGQRAVVKKVLPEHSANHDIVQRFFQEATAAAALDDPGVVRIFDQGVLADGSAYIVMEFLQGESLADRLARDRRVPVDRALTFVRQAARAVGKAHSQRIIHRDLKPDNLFIVSDPDVPGGERIKVLDFGIAKLGEGGRVKTMTQMPMGTPGYMSPEQWASAGRVDARTDVYAFGVILFEMLTGHLPFPGPGLTEFIDQHRFAPVPAASAFDPALAPFDGLLARAMAKSADDRFASLDELIAALPGGGISMQRPAVTAATAPTMVPSTASAAPIPSTLGGSAAAVAATSAAAKGGSGLLIGGLAVALAAVGVTVAVLASGGDPPDPPPPGPAPVEVAAMTTVDAAAAVVVRQVPIDAGVAIAEAPAVDAGVEVAEVAEVVDAGRAASARATDPRRSATVPKSADAPKATHGSCLDEVACMLADPRPACCARYGGGKVSPPPPPPGLDESLTREQILAGVGKIKGAAAACGAKSSAKGTVKLSVKVDGSGRVADVAVKQSPDPTLGACAAAAMKRATFAKTQLGGTFAYPFVF, encoded by the coding sequence GTGGGAGAGATCATCGGGAATTACGAGGTCGTCGCCGAGCTCAAGCGCGGCGGCATGGGCGTGGTCTACGCCGCGCAGCACCGCACCATGGGCCAGCGCGCGGTCGTGAAGAAGGTGCTGCCCGAGCACAGCGCCAACCACGACATCGTCCAGCGGTTCTTCCAGGAGGCGACCGCGGCCGCGGCCCTCGACGATCCCGGCGTCGTCCGGATCTTCGATCAGGGCGTGCTGGCCGACGGCAGCGCGTACATCGTGATGGAGTTCCTCCAGGGCGAGTCGCTCGCGGACCGGCTCGCGCGCGACCGCCGCGTGCCGGTCGACCGGGCGCTCACGTTCGTGCGCCAGGCCGCGCGCGCCGTCGGCAAGGCCCACTCCCAGCGCATCATCCATCGCGACCTCAAGCCCGACAACCTGTTCATCGTGTCCGATCCCGACGTGCCCGGCGGCGAGCGCATCAAGGTGCTCGACTTCGGGATCGCGAAGCTCGGCGAGGGCGGCCGGGTCAAGACGATGACCCAGATGCCGATGGGCACGCCCGGCTACATGTCGCCCGAGCAGTGGGCCAGCGCCGGCCGCGTCGACGCCCGCACCGACGTCTACGCCTTCGGCGTCATCCTGTTCGAGATGCTGACCGGGCACCTGCCGTTCCCAGGGCCCGGCCTGACCGAGTTCATCGATCAGCACCGGTTCGCGCCGGTCCCGGCGGCCAGCGCGTTCGATCCGGCGCTGGCGCCGTTCGACGGGCTGCTGGCCCGGGCCATGGCCAAGTCGGCCGACGATCGGTTCGCGTCGCTCGACGAGCTGATCGCCGCGTTGCCCGGTGGCGGGATCTCGATGCAGCGCCCCGCCGTGACCGCCGCGACCGCCCCGACCATGGTGCCGTCAACGGCCTCGGCCGCGCCGATCCCGAGCACGCTCGGCGGCAGCGCCGCGGCGGTGGCGGCGACATCCGCGGCCGCGAAGGGCGGATCGGGCCTGCTGATCGGCGGGCTCGCGGTGGCGCTCGCCGCCGTCGGCGTGACGGTGGCGGTCCTCGCCTCGGGTGGCGATCCGCCCGACCCGCCGCCCCCGGGGCCGGCGCCGGTCGAGGTCGCGGCGATGACGACGGTCGACGCGGCGGCGGCGGTCGTGGTGCGCCAGGTCCCCATCGACGCCGGCGTCGCGATCGCCGAGGCCCCCGCCGTCGACGCCGGCGTCGAGGTCGCCGAGGTCGCCGAGGTCGTCGATGCAGGCCGCGCCGCGAGCGCGCGCGCGACCGACCCGCGCCGGTCGGCGACCGTGCCGAAGTCGGCGGACGCGCCGAAGGCGACCCACGGTAGCTGTCTCGACGAGGTCGCGTGCATGCTCGCCGACCCGCGGCCGGCGTGCTGCGCCCGCTACGGCGGCGGCAAGGTGTCACCGCCACCGCCACCGCCGGGGCTCGACGAGTCGCTGACGAGGGAGCAGATCCTCGCGGGCGTCGGCAAGATCAAGGGCGCGGCCGCCGCCTGCGGCGCCAAGAGCTCGGCCAAGGGCACCGTCAAGCTGTCGGTCAAGGTCGACGGCAGCGGTCGTGTCGCCGACGTCGCCGTCAAGCAGTCTCCTGATCCCACCCTCGGCGCCTGCGCGGCCGCGGCCATGAAGCGCGCGACCTTCGCGAAGACCCAGCTGGGCGGGACGTTCGCCTACCCGTTCGTGTTCTGA
- a CDS encoding succinate dehydrogenase/fumarate reductase iron-sulfur subunit, with protein sequence MSDMNLTLHIWRQAKGSAAGAMKTYKVTGISAHASFLEMLDVLNEQLQDKGEEPIAFDSDCREGICGMCSLVINGRPHGPDAGTTTCQLHMRRFKNGDEIYVEPFRAGAFPVVRDLCVDRKAFDDIIAAGGFVSANVGSAPDANAVPIPKVQADRAFDAAACIGCGACVAACPNSSAMLFTAAKVAHLANLPQGQPERLRRVKAMVTAMDAAGFGNCTNHYECEAACPKGISKDYIALMNRDYAKSVFVARDEKSGGDGGS encoded by the coding sequence ATGAGCGACATGAACCTCACCCTCCACATCTGGCGCCAGGCCAAGGGCTCGGCCGCCGGCGCGATGAAGACCTACAAGGTCACGGGCATCAGCGCGCACGCGTCGTTCCTCGAGATGCTCGACGTGCTCAACGAGCAGCTGCAGGACAAGGGCGAGGAGCCGATCGCGTTCGACTCCGACTGCCGCGAGGGCATCTGCGGCATGTGCTCGCTGGTGATCAACGGGCGGCCCCACGGCCCCGACGCCGGCACCACGACCTGCCAGCTGCACATGCGGCGGTTCAAGAACGGCGACGAGATCTACGTCGAGCCGTTCCGGGCCGGCGCGTTCCCGGTGGTGCGCGACCTGTGCGTCGACCGCAAGGCGTTCGACGACATCATCGCGGCCGGCGGCTTCGTCTCCGCCAACGTCGGCTCGGCGCCCGACGCCAACGCGGTGCCGATCCCCAAGGTGCAGGCCGATCGCGCGTTCGACGCCGCCGCCTGCATCGGCTGCGGCGCGTGCGTGGCCGCGTGCCCGAACAGCTCGGCGATGCTGTTCACCGCCGCCAAGGTCGCGCACCTCGCGAACCTGCCGCAGGGCCAGCCCGAGCGGCTGCGGCGCGTCAAGGCGATGGTGACCGCGATGGACGCCGCCGGCTTCGGCAACTGCACGAACCACTACGAGTGCGAGGCCGCCTGCCCCAAGGGCATCAGCAAGGACTACATCGCGCTCATGAACCGCGACTACGCCAAGAGCGTGTTCGTGGCCCGGGACGAGAAGAGCGGCGGCGACGGCGGGAGCTGA
- a CDS encoding fumarate reductase/succinate dehydrogenase flavoprotein subunit, with the protein MNLDPRIPSGPISEKWNKAKFDLKLVNPANKRKYSVIVIGSGLAGGAAAATLAELGYNVACFCFQDTPRRAHSIAAQGGINAAKNYQNDGDSVHRLFYDTVKGGDFRSREANVHRLAEVSVDIIDQCTAQGVPFAREYGGTLANRSFGGAQVSRTFYARGQTGQQLLIGVYQGLARQIAAGKVKMFTRSEMLDLVTVDGRAAGIVVRDLVTGKVESHSAHAVIMASGGYGNVFYLSTNAMGSNVTASYRAYKRGAAFANPCYTQIHPTCIPVSGDYQSKLTLMSESLRNDGRVWVPKKPEDVAKASKDPSSIPDGDRDYYLERKYPSFGNLSPRDIASRAAKEACDDGRGVGPGGRGVYLDFRDAIKRDTQPKIAEKYGNLFDMYARITGEDPYKQPMRIYPAVHYTMGGLWVDYHLQSNIPGLFVLGEANFSDHGANRLGASALMQGLADGYFIISYTLGHYLAGLGAADKVGTDHADFKRVETEVKGRVDKLMTVGAKGKRTVDSFHKQLGTIMWEKCGMARTRAGLEQALKEIPELRAEFWRDVKVLGERETFNQSLEKAGRVADFLEFAELMCRDALEREESCGGHFRTEYQDNGEAKRNDDDFCHVAAWEYQGDDARPTRHVEPLTFETVKLATRSYK; encoded by the coding sequence ATGAACCTCGACCCACGCATCCCGAGCGGTCCGATCAGCGAGAAGTGGAACAAGGCCAAGTTCGACCTCAAGCTCGTCAACCCGGCCAACAAGCGCAAGTACAGCGTGATCGTGATCGGCAGCGGCCTGGCCGGCGGCGCCGCCGCGGCCACGCTCGCCGAGCTCGGCTACAACGTCGCCTGCTTCTGCTTCCAGGACACGCCGCGCCGCGCCCACTCGATCGCCGCGCAGGGCGGCATCAACGCCGCCAAGAACTACCAGAACGACGGCGACAGCGTCCACCGGCTGTTCTACGACACGGTCAAGGGCGGCGACTTCCGGTCCCGCGAGGCCAACGTCCACCGCCTCGCCGAGGTCTCGGTCGACATCATCGATCAGTGCACCGCGCAGGGCGTGCCGTTCGCGCGCGAGTACGGCGGCACGCTCGCCAACCGCAGCTTCGGCGGCGCCCAGGTGTCGCGCACGTTCTACGCGCGCGGCCAGACCGGCCAGCAGCTGCTGATCGGCGTGTACCAGGGCCTGGCCCGGCAGATCGCCGCCGGCAAGGTCAAGATGTTCACCCGGTCCGAGATGCTCGACCTGGTGACCGTCGACGGCCGCGCCGCCGGCATCGTCGTGCGCGATCTGGTCACGGGCAAGGTCGAGTCGCACTCGGCGCACGCCGTGATCATGGCCAGCGGCGGCTACGGCAACGTCTTCTACCTGTCGACCAACGCGATGGGCTCGAACGTGACCGCGTCCTACCGCGCGTACAAGCGCGGCGCCGCGTTCGCCAACCCCTGCTACACGCAGATCCACCCGACCTGCATCCCGGTCAGCGGCGACTACCAGTCGAAGCTGACGCTCATGTCCGAGTCGCTCCGCAACGACGGTCGGGTCTGGGTGCCCAAGAAGCCCGAGGACGTCGCCAAGGCGTCGAAGGATCCGTCGTCGATCCCCGACGGCGATCGCGACTACTACCTCGAGCGCAAGTACCCGTCGTTCGGCAACCTGAGCCCGCGCGACATCGCCAGCCGCGCCGCCAAGGAGGCGTGCGACGACGGCCGCGGGGTCGGCCCCGGCGGCCGCGGCGTCTACCTGGACTTCCGCGACGCGATCAAGCGCGACACCCAGCCAAAGATCGCGGAGAAGTACGGCAACCTGTTCGACATGTACGCCCGGATCACGGGCGAGGATCCGTACAAGCAGCCGATGCGGATCTACCCGGCCGTCCACTACACGATGGGCGGGCTGTGGGTCGACTACCACCTGCAGTCGAACATCCCCGGGCTGTTCGTCCTGGGCGAGGCCAACTTCTCCGACCACGGCGCCAACCGCCTGGGCGCGTCGGCGCTCATGCAGGGGCTGGCCGACGGCTACTTCATCATCTCGTACACCCTGGGCCACTACCTGGCCGGGCTGGGCGCGGCCGACAAGGTCGGCACCGACCACGCCGACTTCAAGCGGGTCGAGACCGAGGTCAAGGGCCGGGTCGACAAGCTCATGACCGTCGGCGCCAAGGGCAAGCGCACGGTCGACTCGTTCCACAAGCAGCTCGGCACGATCATGTGGGAGAAGTGCGGCATGGCCCGGACCCGCGCGGGCCTGGAGCAGGCGCTCAAGGAGATCCCCGAGCTGCGCGCCGAGTTCTGGCGCGACGTCAAGGTGCTGGGCGAGCGCGAGACCTTCAACCAGTCGCTCGAGAAGGCCGGCCGCGTCGCCGACTTCCTCGAGTTCGCCGAGCTGATGTGCCGTGACGCCCTCGAGCGCGAGGAGAGCTGCGGCGGCCACTTCCGCACCGAGTACCAGGACAACGGCGAGGCCAAGCGCAACGACGACGACTTCTGCCACGTCGCCGCCTGGGAGTACCAGGGCGACGACGCCAGGCCGACCCGCCACGTCGAGCCGCTGACCTTCGAGACCGTCAAGCTCGCCACCCGTTCGTACAAGTGA
- a CDS encoding fasciclin domain-containing protein yields MKRFVIPFALTLIPLAGCKKKDEAPAQPPPAAAPKAAPASSMPPLDPTNIASIAMGSKDHTTLVAAVKAADYVPSIANSGPLTVFAPTNAAFEKLPPGTVEGLVKPDKQADLREILKYHVTTSVYETKDLKDGMTLGMANGAKVTIHVGADGQVSVNDAKVLASIRASNGIVHVIDTVLLPPPPTP; encoded by the coding sequence ATGAAGCGGTTCGTCATTCCGTTCGCGCTCACCCTCATCCCGCTCGCGGGGTGCAAGAAGAAGGACGAGGCGCCCGCACAGCCGCCGCCGGCCGCGGCGCCCAAGGCGGCTCCGGCCAGCTCGATGCCGCCGCTCGATCCCACCAACATCGCGAGCATCGCGATGGGCTCCAAGGACCACACGACCCTGGTCGCCGCGGTCAAGGCCGCCGACTACGTGCCCTCGATCGCCAACTCCGGGCCGTTGACCGTGTTCGCGCCGACCAACGCCGCGTTCGAGAAGCTGCCGCCCGGCACGGTCGAGGGCCTGGTCAAGCCCGACAAGCAGGCCGACCTGCGCGAGATCCTCAAGTACCACGTGACGACCTCGGTCTACGAGACCAAGGACCTGAAGGACGGGATGACGCTCGGCATGGCCAACGGCGCCAAGGTGACGATCCACGTCGGCGCCGACGGTCAGGTCTCGGTCAACGACGCCAAGGTGCTGGCGTCGATCCGCGCCTCCAACGGCATCGTCCACGTCATCGACACGGTGCTGCTGCCGCCGCCGCCGACCCCGTAG
- a CDS encoding ABC transporter permease subunit: protein MTFARQVLAVARLDLAEVLRSRWLLFCAGAYLLLATVFVLVGLRESTVMGFTGMGRVLLSLCHALLLILPLLALTALGPVIGRARDDGSLELLFSQPLRRSAWFIGVSLTRYAVLVVPLVVLMVGLAAYGQLALDQDVPWAFLTRALVVSAALLAAFAGIGLAISTVVRNPARVTTYIVLAWALSVALLDFGLIGVLLRWRLNPHAVFTLAAINPVQDARMALLSGLEPDLTTLGPVGFYLANKIGPAALYLLGVVWPAAVGVGSWTFAYASFRRSDLV, encoded by the coding sequence ATGACCTTCGCCCGCCAGGTGCTCGCCGTCGCGCGCCTCGACCTCGCCGAGGTGCTGCGCTCGCGCTGGCTCTTGTTCTGCGCCGGCGCCTACCTGCTGCTCGCGACCGTGTTCGTCCTGGTCGGCCTGCGCGAGTCGACGGTGATGGGCTTCACCGGCATGGGCCGGGTGTTGCTGTCGCTGTGCCACGCGCTGTTGTTGATCCTGCCGCTGCTGGCGCTGACCGCGCTCGGTCCGGTGATCGGCCGGGCCCGCGACGACGGCAGCCTCGAGCTCCTGTTCAGCCAGCCGCTGCGGCGCAGCGCGTGGTTCATCGGCGTGTCGCTGACCCGCTACGCCGTGCTGGTCGTGCCGCTGGTCGTGCTGATGGTCGGGCTCGCGGCCTACGGCCAGCTCGCGCTCGATCAGGACGTGCCGTGGGCGTTCCTGACGCGCGCGCTCGTGGTCAGCGCCGCGCTCCTGGCCGCGTTCGCGGGCATCGGCCTGGCGATCTCGACGGTCGTGCGCAACCCCGCGCGCGTGACCACGTACATCGTGCTGGCGTGGGCGCTGTCGGTGGCGCTGCTCGACTTCGGGCTGATCGGCGTGCTCTTGCGCTGGCGCCTGAACCCCCACGCCGTGTTCACGCTCGCCGCGATCAACCCGGTCCAGGACGCTCGGATGGCGCTCCTGTCGGGGCTCGAGCCCGATCTGACGACGCTCGGCCCGGTCGGGTTCTACCTCGCCAACAAGATCGGGCCGGCGGCGCTGTACCTGCTCGGCGTGGTCTGGCCGGCCGCCGTCGGCGTCGGCTCGTGGACGTTCGCCTACGCCAGCTTCCGCCGCAGCGATCTGGTCTAG
- a CDS encoding succinate dehydrogenase cytochrome b subunit has product MSWFVSYVRSSVGAKQIMAVTGLGLILFALVHMIGHLGMFKGRDAYNTYAHFLQGLGSIKWLARGGLLAILIVHMVTGVGLARANAAARPQKYVMQRYTRTSFYARTMALTGLVVLAFIVYHLMHFTLGWIQPDYFHHLDDKNRYDAYSMFVMGFKNTPILISYLIAVTLLCLHLAHGAGSWLQSLGLSHPKYEGVTSKAGPAIALILIAGYVAPPLGVAFNLIKL; this is encoded by the coding sequence ATGAGCTGGTTCGTCAGCTACGTCCGCTCCTCGGTCGGCGCCAAGCAGATCATGGCCGTCACCGGGCTCGGCCTCATCCTGTTCGCCCTGGTCCACATGATCGGGCACCTCGGCATGTTCAAGGGCCGCGACGCCTACAACACCTACGCCCACTTCTTGCAGGGCCTCGGGAGCATCAAGTGGCTGGCCCGCGGCGGCCTGCTCGCGATCCTGATCGTGCACATGGTGACCGGCGTCGGCCTGGCCCGGGCCAACGCCGCGGCCCGGCCCCAGAAGTACGTGATGCAGCGCTACACCCGCACCAGCTTCTACGCGCGGACCATGGCGCTGACCGGCCTGGTGGTGCTGGCGTTCATCGTCTACCACCTCATGCACTTCACGCTCGGCTGGATCCAGCCCGACTACTTCCACCACCTCGACGACAAGAACCGCTACGACGCGTACTCGATGTTCGTGATGGGCTTCAAGAACACGCCCATCCTGATCTCGTACCTGATCGCGGTCACGCTGCTGTGCCTGCACCTCGCCCACGGCGCCGGCAGCTGGCTGCAGTCGCTCGGCCTGAGCCACCCGAAGTACGAGGGCGTCACCTCGAAGGCCGGCCCGGCCATCGCGCTGATCCTCATCGCCGGCTACGTCGCGCCGCCGCTGGGCGTCGCCTTCAACCTCATCAAGCTGTGA
- a CDS encoding type II toxin-antitoxin system VapC family toxin — MIVPDLNLVVYAHNQDAPRHVAARAWWEGLLNGTAPVAVPWVVVLGFVRLMTHRSVLIHPMTAAGAMVHVRSWFARPNVQSLEPGLRHLDILERMFIATGTAGNLTTDAHLAALAIEHQCELHSNDADFSRFPGLRWRDPL, encoded by the coding sequence ATGATCGTCCCCGACCTGAACCTCGTCGTGTACGCGCACAACCAGGACGCGCCACGACACGTGGCGGCGCGGGCATGGTGGGAAGGCCTGCTCAATGGCACCGCACCGGTCGCCGTGCCCTGGGTCGTCGTGCTCGGGTTCGTCCGGCTGATGACCCACCGGTCGGTGCTGATCCATCCGATGACGGCTGCGGGCGCGATGGTGCACGTGCGGTCCTGGTTCGCACGACCCAACGTCCAGTCCCTGGAACCAGGGCTACGGCACCTGGACATCCTGGAGCGCATGTTCATCGCGACCGGCACCGCTGGCAACCTCACGACCGACGCGCACCTCGCCGCGCTCGCGATCGAGCATCAGTGCGAGCTGCACTCGAACGACGCCGACTTCTCCCGGTTCCCCGGTCTGCGCTGGCGCGACCCGCTGTGA
- a CDS encoding antitoxin → MRTTVTLEPDLVAKVKDLAHRRGLSFKQVLNDLIRQGLSRRPSPGAQLRYQVEPHRGGFRPGVDPGKLNQLVDQLEVEDFVAEARR, encoded by the coding sequence ATGCGGACGACGGTGACCCTGGAGCCGGACCTGGTGGCGAAGGTCAAGGACCTCGCCCACCGTCGCGGCCTGTCGTTCAAGCAGGTCTTGAACGACCTCATCCGGCAGGGGCTATCGCGGCGGCCGTCGCCCGGTGCCCAGCTGCGCTACCAGGTCGAGCCGCATCGCGGCGGGTTCCGCCCCGGCGTGGATCCCGGGAAGCTCAACCAGCTCGTCGACCAGCTCGAGGTGGAGGACTTCGTCGCGGAGGCCCGACGATGA
- a CDS encoding zinc-dependent peptidase: MLGWLRARRRTRLMAQPVPARWDGYLDDNVALARGLDPSARRELLARVSAFIGETTWEGCGGLELTEEVQVTIAAQACLLTLGRDEDLYTDVDTILVYPSTLVRPPRPLGLFEQPRAPIGHGQTVIGEAMLRGPVVLAWDAVVAGGRGHVPGNVVLHEFAHKLDMATGHVDGTPPLPTRAARARWAEVCTRVYAEHRYRVDAGWPTAMDAYGATNEAEFFAVATETYFTRPLALAWEHPALYEVLADFYRLDLTPAIPAPAFPALAAA, encoded by the coding sequence ATGCTCGGTTGGCTCCGCGCCCGACGGCGCACCCGCTTGATGGCCCAGCCAGTCCCGGCCCGCTGGGACGGCTACCTCGACGACAACGTCGCGCTGGCGCGCGGCCTCGACCCGTCGGCCCGGCGCGAGCTCCTGGCCCGGGTGTCGGCGTTCATCGGCGAGACCACCTGGGAGGGCTGCGGCGGGCTCGAGTTGACCGAGGAGGTGCAGGTGACGATCGCGGCCCAGGCGTGCTTGCTGACGCTCGGTCGCGACGAGGATCTGTACACCGACGTCGACACGATCCTGGTGTACCCGTCGACGCTGGTGCGGCCGCCGCGGCCGCTGGGGCTGTTCGAGCAGCCGCGCGCGCCGATCGGCCACGGCCAGACCGTCATCGGCGAGGCCATGCTGCGCGGGCCGGTGGTGCTGGCGTGGGACGCGGTCGTCGCCGGCGGCCGCGGCCACGTGCCCGGCAACGTGGTCCTGCACGAGTTCGCCCACAAGCTCGACATGGCGACCGGCCACGTCGACGGCACGCCGCCGCTGCCCACGCGCGCGGCCCGGGCCCGCTGGGCCGAGGTGTGCACCCGCGTCTACGCTGAGCACCGGTACCGGGTCGACGCCGGCTGGCCCACGGCCATGGACGCGTACGGCGCGACCAACGAGGCCGAGTTCTTCGCGGTCGCGACCGAGACCTACTTCACGCGGCCGCTGGCGCTGGCGTGGGAGCACCCGGCGCTGTACGAGGTGCTGGCCGACTTCTACCGGCTCGACCTGACGCCCGCGATCCCGGCGCCGGCGTTCCCCGCGCTCGCGGCGGCGTGA